A region from the Mesorhizobium sp. J8 genome encodes:
- a CDS encoding DUF982 domain-containing protein, which translates to MNDVWFSEPVVIDFQPNGQRKVSSCFEAMECLDQRWPRQARDGAWRSASRVCRDALDGLRSPVEARKTLRKAAKVAGLLAKPRFSHGAL; encoded by the coding sequence ATGAACGATGTCTGGTTTTCCGAGCCGGTCGTGATCGATTTCCAGCCAAACGGCCAGCGCAAGGTTTCGAGCTGCTTCGAGGCGATGGAATGCCTGGACCAGCGCTGGCCCAGACAGGCGCGCGATGGCGCCTGGCGCTCGGCGAGCCGCGTCTGCCGCGACGCGCTCGACGGCCTACGCAGCCCGGTCGAAGCCCGCAAGACCCTGCGCAAGGCGGCCAAGGTCGCCGGCCTGCTGGCGAAGCCTCGATTTTCCCATGGCGCCCTGTGA
- a CDS encoding ArsR/SmtB family transcription factor — protein sequence MVTKKLTANAESAAAFLAVMGNEKRLLIMNYLAEGELSVGVLADKVELSQSALSQHLAKLRRFGLVETRRDRQMVYYSCKSSAARELLALLDGLLAMDKPLAGPARQALVERMRRPQAA from the coding sequence ATGGTTACGAAGAAACTTACCGCCAACGCAGAAAGCGCGGCAGCCTTTCTTGCGGTGATGGGCAACGAGAAGCGTTTGCTCATCATGAACTACCTCGCCGAGGGCGAACTCTCGGTCGGCGTGCTCGCCGACAAGGTCGAACTCAGCCAGTCAGCGCTGTCGCAACACCTGGCCAAACTGCGCAGGTTTGGCCTTGTCGAAACCCGCCGCGATCGTCAGATGGTCTATTATTCCTGCAAGTCTTCGGCAGCGCGCGAGCTTCTGGCGCTGCTCGACGGCCTGCTGGCCATGGACAAGCCGCTTGCCGGACCGGCAAGGCAGGCTTTGGTCGAGAGGATGCGGCGGCCGCAGGCTGCCTGA
- a CDS encoding DUF982 domain-containing protein: protein MIQGWFSRPVEVAVGVSGSIRHISNAEQAVELLTGQWRDAGSALHGAALRACRRAIRGDVAADNAREAFIVAAREAHVLVE, encoded by the coding sequence ATGATCCAGGGATGGTTTTCCAGGCCGGTCGAAGTGGCCGTCGGGGTTTCCGGCTCGATCCGCCACATATCCAACGCCGAACAGGCCGTCGAACTGCTGACCGGCCAATGGCGCGATGCCGGCAGCGCACTGCATGGCGCGGCCTTGCGCGCCTGCCGCCGGGCGATCCGCGGCGACGTTGCGGCTGACAACGCCAGGGAGGCCTTCATCGTCGCCGCGCGCGAGGCGCATGTGCTGGTGGAATAG
- a CDS encoding glycosyltransferase family 8 protein, with product MTAAVSGTMKSCFFLATDANYFPYACLTARRILDVSTPIDGFLLYTGASEPDLEVARRLLKGRVKLVDVTDFMTNFGFRFGTYSIAAYVRLFADRFPFFEPYDRIAYTDCDVLFNRDINDLAGQPLRAPLLAAHDDYMYFRPSYRQKLKLAPGAPYFNSGVVVFDMNAVRENALLEQTRKTAIQGKMNDQNALNVVFEGKWQTMHPNWNLQSLGTREFRFSQAWARHFAGGKPWGSQVGVELEALSIWRDLAKGTPWRKPFEQRIPFERGVMKRFFRRFDVVAGLFGKDIQRRRARYDGSKMHRIYARQAEEGALAVQFPEVLGGFG from the coding sequence ATGACGGCAGCGGTTAGCGGAACGATGAAGTCGTGTTTCTTCCTGGCGACGGATGCCAACTACTTTCCCTATGCCTGCCTCACAGCGCGCCGGATACTGGACGTCTCCACGCCGATCGACGGCTTTCTGCTCTACACCGGTGCGAGCGAACCCGATCTTGAAGTCGCCCGCCGCTTGTTGAAAGGCAGAGTCAAACTGGTGGATGTCACGGACTTCATGACGAATTTCGGGTTTCGTTTCGGGACCTACAGCATTGCCGCTTACGTTCGGCTTTTCGCCGACCGGTTTCCGTTTTTCGAGCCGTATGATCGCATCGCATACACGGACTGCGACGTTCTCTTCAACCGAGACATCAATGACCTGGCTGGACAGCCGCTGCGCGCCCCGCTGCTCGCCGCGCATGACGACTATATGTATTTCAGGCCTTCCTACCGGCAAAAGCTCAAGCTGGCGCCCGGTGCGCCATACTTCAATTCGGGTGTCGTCGTCTTCGACATGAACGCGGTCCGCGAGAATGCCCTGCTGGAGCAAACCCGAAAGACCGCCATTCAAGGCAAGATGAACGACCAAAATGCGTTGAACGTCGTCTTCGAGGGCAAATGGCAGACGATGCACCCGAACTGGAATCTGCAATCGCTGGGGACGAGGGAGTTTCGCTTTTCCCAAGCCTGGGCCAGGCATTTCGCCGGCGGCAAGCCGTGGGGCAGCCAGGTCGGAGTCGAACTGGAGGCGCTGAGCATCTGGCGCGACCTGGCAAAGGGTACGCCCTGGCGCAAGCCGTTCGAGCAGCGCATACCCTTCGAGCGCGGCGTGATGAAGCGCTTCTTCCGCCGTTTCGACGTCGTTGCCGGCCTTTTCGGCAAGGATATCCAGCGCCGCCGCGCCAGATATGACGGCTCGAAGATGCATCGGATCTACGCCCGGCAGGCTGAAGAAGGCGCACTGGCGGTCCAGTTCCCGGAAGTGCTCGGCGGCTTTGGCTGA
- a CDS encoding LysR substrate-binding domain-containing protein, with protein sequence MRIPSTQALRALDSFARHGSVWRAADELHLTRSAVSHQLRLLERDLGFDLLQRIGKGVALTPRGQRYAADVRKALTVLGDARTQNSGAGVGGSFAISCPPGFASMFLCTHIGEFQQMYPDVTLSVLTPRRLDDVSNPDADAFIAFGVGNWPNRAVELLCEVSFTPLCSPRLLNKVGGFSKPADVLRANLLHLSDTEDWARWLALSKVENPDTEGGIFFSDMNLVFSAAIAGQGIALGDELTGRQALSEGRLVKPFEATVPSPRSYFLVFEHAKAGHPVLNAFGDWLRAKLSESSLAKY encoded by the coding sequence TTGAGAATACCGTCCACGCAGGCGCTGCGCGCCCTCGACAGTTTTGCCCGTCATGGCAGCGTGTGGCGCGCCGCCGACGAGCTTCACCTCACCAGGAGCGCCGTTTCGCATCAGCTACGGCTGCTCGAACGCGACCTCGGCTTCGATCTGTTGCAGCGCATCGGCAAGGGCGTCGCGCTGACGCCGCGCGGCCAGCGCTACGCGGCCGATGTCAGGAAGGCGCTGACCGTGCTCGGCGACGCGAGGACGCAGAACAGCGGCGCCGGGGTCGGCGGCTCTTTCGCCATATCCTGCCCGCCGGGCTTCGCCTCGATGTTCCTGTGCACCCATATCGGCGAGTTCCAGCAGATGTATCCGGACGTGACGCTGTCCGTGCTCACGCCGCGGCGGCTCGACGATGTCAGCAATCCGGACGCCGACGCCTTCATCGCCTTCGGCGTCGGCAACTGGCCGAACCGGGCCGTGGAGTTGCTGTGCGAAGTCTCCTTCACGCCGCTCTGCAGCCCCAGACTGCTCAACAAGGTCGGCGGCTTTTCCAAACCCGCTGACGTGCTGCGCGCCAACCTGCTTCATCTTTCCGACACCGAGGACTGGGCGCGCTGGCTGGCGCTGTCCAAGGTGGAAAATCCCGACACCGAAGGCGGCATCTTCTTTTCCGACATGAATCTCGTCTTCTCGGCGGCGATCGCCGGCCAGGGGATTGCGCTGGGCGACGAGCTGACCGGCCGCCAGGCGCTGAGCGAAGGCCGGCTGGTCAAGCCGTTCGAGGCGACCGTCCCGTCGCCGCGATCCTATTTCCTCGTCTTCGAGCACGCCAAGGCGGGGCACCCGGTGCTCAATGCCTTCGGCGACTGGTTGAGGGCGAAGCTGTCGGAGAGCAGCCTGGCTAAATATTGA
- a CDS encoding ABC transporter permease, translated as MPTYRPGPVSLILAVLVALFLLMPLLAVIPVSLTPSRMLTMPTGELSLRHYRSLIEDPRWLDSILLSLRIGVVSSILSTALALTFSLGVWMFQPRFTAALVGFVLLPMVVPPVVSAVTLYFLLTSVSGLTSFFGYDTWLGVAMAHSVMTVPFATVLILVSLSQLDRRIDLAARGLGATVWERATRVIMPNIKFGIVTAALLSFVLSWEEIGVTLFITSVNAITLPRLMWMGLRDNIDPAIAALSVILIIITVLVLAVRSVVTRQRAAKV; from the coding sequence ATGCCGACCTACCGTCCCGGACCCGTTTCGCTGATCCTCGCCGTGCTGGTGGCGCTGTTCCTTTTGATGCCGCTGCTTGCGGTCATCCCGGTGTCACTGACGCCGAGCCGCATGCTGACCATGCCGACCGGGGAACTGTCGCTCCGCCACTACCGCTCGCTAATCGAGGATCCGCGCTGGCTAGATTCGATCCTGCTGTCGCTCAGGATCGGTGTCGTCAGCAGCATCCTTTCCACCGCGCTTGCGCTGACCTTCAGCCTCGGTGTGTGGATGTTCCAGCCGCGCTTCACCGCCGCCCTTGTCGGCTTCGTGCTGCTGCCGATGGTGGTGCCGCCGGTGGTCTCGGCGGTGACGCTCTATTTCCTGCTCACCTCGGTATCGGGCCTAACCTCGTTCTTCGGCTACGACACCTGGCTGGGTGTCGCCATGGCGCATTCGGTGATGACGGTGCCGTTCGCCACTGTTCTGATCCTGGTGTCACTCAGCCAGCTCGACCGGCGCATCGACCTTGCCGCGCGCGGCCTCGGCGCCACCGTGTGGGAACGCGCGACGCGCGTCATCATGCCCAACATCAAGTTCGGCATCGTCACCGCGGCGCTGCTCTCTTTCGTGCTCTCCTGGGAAGAGATCGGCGTGACCTTGTTCATCACTTCGGTCAACGCCATTACGCTCCCCCGCCTGATGTGGATGGGCCTGCGCGACAACATCGATCCGGCGATCGCGGCGCTTTCGGTGATCCTGATCATTATCACCGTGCTGGTGCTCGCCGTGCGCAGCGTCGTCACAAGGCAGCGCGCTGCAAAGGTCTGA
- a CDS encoding YybH family protein gives MAGLESWIRKVHPGGSSFDAFMKQREKIAEDYVNGDATSLKAIVTHAGPATFFSPRGDHLEGAEAVAGRYERDAASFHKGGSTDLEVLQASASGDLAFWTGLQHAKTRMGRNGEATEMTLRVTEVFRLEDGAFKLVHRHADPAH, from the coding sequence ATGGCCGGCCTGGAAAGCTGGATCAGGAAGGTGCATCCCGGCGGCTCGTCCTTCGATGCCTTCATGAAGCAGCGCGAGAAGATCGCCGAGGATTATGTCAACGGCGATGCAACTTCGCTGAAGGCGATCGTCACCCATGCTGGGCCGGCGACGTTCTTTTCGCCGCGCGGCGACCATCTCGAAGGCGCCGAGGCGGTTGCGGGCCGCTACGAGCGCGACGCCGCGAGCTTCCACAAGGGCGGCAGCACCGACCTGGAGGTGCTGCAGGCTTCAGCGAGCGGCGATCTGGCCTTCTGGACCGGCCTGCAGCATGCCAAGACGCGCATGGGCAGGAACGGCGAGGCGACCGAGATGACCTTGCGGGTGACGGAAGTGTTCCGGCTGGAGGACGGCGCCTTCAAGCTGGTGCATCGCCATGCCGACCCGGCTCATTAG
- a CDS encoding ABC transporter substrate-binding protein: protein MTNNTTKQTIESLAERTKRGEISRRQFAQLAGLVLAGTPMLLRSTGAQAETKGLVLVNWGGDAITAYDAAYGQAFTKDTGIPVKMDGSGPTEGAIAAQFKSGAPTWDLVDVDPFSAITLGGQGMLEPIDYKIVDKSKMRPGFGWEYAASTYFFSYVIAYDSQKFGSNAPTGMADFFDVKKFPGKRSLYKWGVSSWEAALLADGVAPASLYPLDLKRAHDKIAAFKENVVSYWGGGAESQSVLLNGEASMAIVWSTRASLIEQDSGGQIKFIWDQGLISPGALAVLKNNPGGKEAAMKFIASTQDPQKELVMFDKLGQGPANPAADALIPADKKRINPVDPANMSKQIPLDMEWYAKNYGAALDEYTKIISA, encoded by the coding sequence ATGACGAACAACACGACGAAACAGACCATCGAATCACTGGCCGAGCGGACCAAGCGCGGCGAGATTTCACGCCGCCAGTTCGCGCAGCTCGCGGGCCTCGTGCTCGCCGGCACGCCGATGCTGTTGCGCTCGACCGGCGCTCAGGCCGAGACCAAAGGCCTGGTGCTGGTGAACTGGGGCGGCGATGCTATCACGGCCTATGACGCGGCCTACGGCCAGGCCTTCACCAAGGACACCGGCATCCCGGTCAAGATGGACGGTTCGGGCCCGACCGAAGGCGCGATCGCCGCGCAGTTCAAGAGCGGGGCGCCGACCTGGGATCTCGTCGACGTCGATCCGTTCTCGGCCATCACGCTCGGCGGCCAGGGCATGCTCGAGCCGATCGATTACAAGATCGTCGACAAGAGCAAGATGCGGCCGGGCTTCGGCTGGGAATATGCCGCGTCCACCTATTTCTTCTCCTATGTCATCGCCTACGACTCGCAGAAATTCGGCTCCAATGCGCCGACCGGCATGGCCGACTTCTTCGACGTCAAGAAATTCCCCGGCAAGCGCTCGCTCTACAAATGGGGCGTGTCGAGCTGGGAAGCCGCACTGCTCGCCGACGGCGTCGCGCCGGCCTCGCTCTATCCGCTGGATTTGAAGCGCGCGCATGACAAGATCGCCGCCTTCAAGGAAAACGTCGTCTCCTATTGGGGCGGTGGCGCCGAGAGCCAGAGCGTGCTGCTCAACGGCGAGGCTTCGATGGCGATCGTGTGGTCAACCCGCGCCTCGCTGATCGAGCAGGACTCCGGCGGGCAGATCAAGTTCATCTGGGACCAGGGCCTGATCTCGCCCGGCGCGCTGGCGGTGCTGAAGAACAATCCCGGCGGCAAGGAAGCGGCGATGAAATTCATCGCCAGCACTCAGGATCCGCAGAAGGAACTGGTGATGTTCGACAAGCTCGGCCAGGGCCCCGCCAATCCGGCGGCCGACGCGCTGATCCCGGCCGACAAGAAGCGCATCAACCCGGTCGATCCGGCGAACATGTCGAAACAGATCCCGCTCGACATGGAATGGTACGCCAAGAACTACGGCGCCGCGCTCGACGAATACACCAAGATCATCTCGGCCTGA
- a CDS encoding ABC transporter ATP-binding protein, with protein MQQPGRAAEIKANGIGKSFGSFRALDNLSLDISRGEFLTLLGPSGSGKTTFLMILAGFVQPSEGKLFSDGVDITNRPAEQRAAGMVFQGYALFPHMSVEQNIAFPLKVRKKSAAEIKQRVGEMIERVGLKGHEKKLPAQLSGGQQQRVALARALVFEPGVLLLDEPFSALDKSLRGQMQAEMKRLHQETGTTFVFVTHDQSEALALSSRVAIFNHGKLLQVGRPDEVYDRPANRFVAEFLGEINMLPVKGVRPADNGATGLCEDRAVNMRCKAEAIKGDAILAIRPEDMSIAPEASDNQNGVAATAVASTYLGAATKLDLTTRHGAKVTVSVPNEVAAAALSKGNSVWLTWPAEKGFLLPDGGQ; from the coding sequence ATGCAGCAACCCGGCCGGGCCGCAGAAATCAAAGCGAACGGGATCGGCAAGAGCTTCGGCTCGTTCCGGGCGCTCGACAATCTGTCGCTCGATATCAGCCGCGGCGAGTTCCTGACGCTGCTTGGACCTTCCGGCTCCGGCAAGACCACCTTCCTGATGATACTGGCCGGCTTCGTCCAGCCGAGCGAAGGCAAGCTTTTCAGCGACGGCGTCGACATCACCAACCGGCCGGCCGAGCAGCGCGCCGCCGGCATGGTGTTCCAGGGCTACGCGCTGTTTCCGCATATGAGCGTGGAACAGAACATCGCATTCCCGCTCAAGGTGCGCAAGAAATCCGCCGCCGAGATCAAGCAACGCGTTGGCGAGATGATCGAGCGCGTCGGCCTCAAGGGGCATGAGAAGAAGCTGCCGGCACAGCTTTCCGGCGGCCAGCAGCAGCGCGTGGCGCTGGCCCGCGCGCTGGTGTTCGAGCCGGGCGTGCTTCTTCTCGACGAGCCGTTCTCGGCGCTGGACAAGAGCCTGCGCGGCCAGATGCAGGCCGAGATGAAGCGGCTGCACCAGGAGACCGGCACGACCTTCGTCTTCGTCACCCACGACCAGAGCGAGGCGTTGGCACTGTCGTCGCGCGTCGCGATCTTCAATCACGGCAAGCTCCTGCAGGTCGGCAGGCCGGACGAGGTCTACGACCGGCCGGCCAACCGCTTCGTCGCGGAGTTCCTGGGCGAGATCAACATGCTGCCGGTGAAGGGGGTGCGCCCCGCCGACAATGGCGCCACCGGGCTCTGCGAGGACCGCGCGGTCAACATGCGCTGCAAGGCGGAAGCGATCAAAGGCGACGCGATCCTCGCCATCCGCCCCGAGGACATGTCGATCGCGCCGGAAGCCTCGGACAATCAGAACGGCGTCGCCGCGACCGCTGTCGCCTCGACCTATCTGGGTGCCGCGACCAAGCTCGACCTCACCACGCGCCACGGCGCCAAGGTCACCGTCTCGGTGCCGAACGAGGTCGCGGCCGCGGCCTTGAGCAAAGGCAATTCCGTCTGGCTGACATGGCCGGCCGAAAAAGGTTTCCTCCTTCCGGACGGAGGACAGTAG
- a CDS encoding ABC transporter permease, protein MRGTLSDRMGAALLMAPLLLFLILAYAWPFLGVVKWSFTLPTPGLGQYHALLTDDLVQSVFIRTLRIAAIVTIVSVTAAYAITVVWVRGSPVQRVLAEFCILVPFWISVLTRAFGWVALLSNRGLINTWLQSIGFISEPLTLVRNEFGVIVGMSHFLIPFAVFPLASAMRSLDERVLLAARGLGSSRMRTFWTVFVPMTRSGIIGSALITFVFSLGFFVTPAILGGGRSVMIAELIYLRIFQSPDWGLGAAISVVLVVFVGALMALLFRYVKPKQLV, encoded by the coding sequence ATGAGAGGGACCCTCTCCGACAGGATGGGCGCGGCGCTGTTGATGGCGCCGCTGCTCCTGTTCCTCATCCTTGCCTATGCCTGGCCCTTCCTCGGCGTGGTGAAGTGGAGCTTTACGCTCCCCACGCCCGGGCTCGGCCAGTACCACGCCTTGCTTACCGACGATCTGGTGCAGTCGGTGTTCATCCGCACGCTGCGCATCGCGGCGATCGTCACCATCGTTTCGGTCACCGCCGCCTATGCGATCACGGTTGTCTGGGTGCGCGGCAGCCCGGTGCAGCGCGTGCTTGCCGAATTCTGCATCCTTGTGCCGTTCTGGATCTCGGTGCTGACGCGCGCCTTCGGCTGGGTGGCGCTGCTCTCCAATCGCGGCCTGATCAACACATGGCTGCAATCGATCGGCTTCATCTCCGAGCCGCTGACCCTGGTGCGCAACGAGTTCGGCGTCATCGTCGGCATGTCGCACTTCCTCATTCCCTTCGCGGTGTTCCCGCTGGCGTCCGCCATGCGCAGCCTGGACGAGCGCGTGCTGCTCGCGGCGCGCGGGCTTGGCTCCAGCCGCATGCGCACCTTCTGGACGGTGTTCGTGCCGATGACGCGCTCCGGCATCATCGGTTCGGCGCTGATCACCTTCGTCTTCTCGCTGGGCTTCTTCGTCACGCCGGCGATCCTCGGCGGCGGCCGCTCCGTAATGATCGCGGAGCTGATCTACCTGCGCATCTTCCAGAGCCCGGACTGGGGGCTTGGCGCGGCAATCAGCGTCGTGCTGGTGGTGTTCGTCGGCGCGCTGATGGCGCTTCTGTTCCGCTACGTCAAACCGAAACAATTGGTGTAG
- a CDS encoding flavin-containing monooxygenase, translating to MGAEAKVLPSGVGEPAILDGTIVIGAGAAGLAAAHALAGAGVTVQVLEREGRLAEPWHRRHDNLHLNTHRDLSALPGVSYPAGTPAFPHRSAVIRHLNDFAQTHRLPIAFGVVVDEIEFRDDHWLLRTNTGVMAARHVVIATGRDRQPFIPAWKGMEDFSGSIIHSADFGKASDYAGKKVLVVGAGNSGFDALNHLSGVETGQMWLSARNGPSLLPKRIRKIAVHRISPLMASLPTRLADAAMAATQRLVFGDLTKYGLPPAPAGGASRLGSDYTAIAADDGAVAAIKAGRIIVVPQLREFRPGGVVLDNGQTIAPDIVIAATGYRTGLETMLGGLGVLDAKGVPLFNGAANDPQLPGLWFTGMRPSIRGCFANARIQGAAIARKIAGQKR from the coding sequence ATGGGCGCGGAAGCGAAAGTCTTGCCGTCGGGGGTCGGCGAGCCAGCGATATTGGACGGCACGATTGTCATCGGCGCGGGCGCCGCAGGGCTTGCCGCCGCGCACGCACTGGCCGGGGCCGGCGTGACGGTGCAAGTCCTGGAGCGCGAGGGGCGGCTGGCCGAACCCTGGCATCGCCGCCACGACAATCTGCATCTCAACACGCATCGCGACCTCTCCGCATTGCCCGGCGTTTCTTATCCGGCAGGGACCCCGGCTTTCCCGCATCGCAGCGCTGTCATCCGTCACCTCAACGATTTCGCCCAAACGCACCGGCTGCCGATCGCCTTCGGTGTCGTGGTCGACGAGATCGAATTTCGCGACGATCACTGGCTGCTGCGGACAAATACCGGCGTGATGGCGGCGCGGCATGTGGTGATAGCCACCGGGCGCGACCGGCAACCCTTCATTCCCGCCTGGAAGGGCATGGAGGATTTTTCGGGATCGATCATCCACTCGGCCGATTTCGGCAAGGCAAGCGACTATGCCGGCAAGAAGGTGCTGGTGGTCGGCGCCGGCAATTCCGGCTTCGACGCGCTCAACCATCTTTCCGGCGTCGAGACGGGCCAGATGTGGCTTTCGGCACGCAATGGACCTTCGCTGCTGCCCAAACGCATCCGCAAGATCGCCGTGCACCGCATATCGCCGCTCATGGCCAGCCTGCCGACAAGGCTCGCTGACGCGGCCATGGCGGCAACCCAGCGCCTGGTGTTCGGCGATCTGACGAAATACGGCCTGCCGCCTGCCCCGGCGGGCGGCGCCAGCCGGCTCGGTTCCGACTATACGGCGATCGCCGCGGACGATGGCGCGGTCGCAGCCATCAAGGCCGGGCGCATCATCGTGGTGCCGCAGTTGCGCGAATTCAGGCCCGGTGGCGTCGTGCTCGACAATGGCCAGACGATCGCGCCCGACATTGTCATCGCGGCCACCGGCTATCGCACCGGGCTGGAGACGATGCTGGGTGGGCTTGGCGTGCTCGACGCCAAGGGCGTACCGCTGTTCAACGGCGCCGCGAACGATCCGCAGCTCCCCGGGCTCTGGTTCACCGGCATGCGGCCGAGCATTCGCGGCTGCTTTGCCAATGCAAGAATCCAAGGCGCCGCGATCGCCAGGAAGATCGCCGGCCAGAAGCGCTGA
- a CDS encoding 2-keto-4-pentenoate hydratase — protein sequence MFDTQKARAASRLLVTHWDNGTRLDAIPETVRPQTRSEGYAVQSHVMDRSAAPLFGWKIAATSLAGQRHINVDGPMAGRLLAEKAVEVGGAVSLATSRMRVAEIEFAFRFGRELRPRAEPYEVAEVMDTVATLHPAIEIPDSRYDDFCAVGAAQLIADNACANLFVIGEAVEGEWRDVDLAKHPVVGFVTGKSRHDGSGAAVLGDPRIALQWIVNELSGLGIALEPGQVVITGTCVKPIEVEPGDEVIGDLGRFGRVSVRFV from the coding sequence ATGTTCGATACGCAGAAAGCCAGGGCCGCTTCGCGCCTGTTGGTGACCCATTGGGACAATGGCACCCGTCTCGATGCGATACCCGAGACGGTGCGACCGCAAACGCGCTCGGAAGGCTATGCCGTCCAATCGCATGTGATGGATCGCTCGGCGGCTCCGCTTTTCGGATGGAAAATCGCCGCCACCAGCCTGGCTGGGCAGAGACACATCAACGTCGACGGTCCGATGGCGGGGCGACTGCTGGCGGAGAAGGCGGTCGAGGTCGGCGGAGCCGTCTCGCTGGCGACGAGCAGGATGCGCGTGGCCGAGATCGAATTCGCTTTTCGCTTCGGCCGCGAGCTGAGGCCGCGCGCGGAGCCCTATGAGGTCGCCGAGGTGATGGATACCGTGGCAACCCTGCACCCGGCGATCGAGATACCGGACTCGCGATACGACGATTTCTGCGCGGTCGGCGCCGCCCAGCTCATCGCGGACAATGCCTGCGCCAATCTGTTCGTCATCGGCGAGGCCGTGGAAGGCGAATGGCGCGATGTGGATCTGGCGAAGCACCCGGTGGTTGGGTTCGTCACCGGGAAGTCGCGCCACGACGGATCGGGAGCGGCCGTGCTGGGCGATCCCCGGATTGCCCTTCAATGGATCGTCAACGAATTGTCGGGCCTGGGCATCGCGCTCGAGCCGGGGCAGGTGGTGATAACCGGCACCTGCGTCAAGCCGATAGAAGTCGAGCCCGGCGATGAAGTCATCGGTGACCTGGGCAGGTTCGGCCGCGTCTCGGTCCGGTTTGTCTGA
- a CDS encoding ETC complex I subunit — MSARIFSPAKTAMQSGKAKTGYWVLEFDPAQRKKIDPLMGYTSSGDMLSQVKLTFDTKEEAIAYAEKEKIAYRVEEPKEAKRRQISYSDNFRYDRRTPWTH; from the coding sequence ATGTCCGCGCGCATTTTCAGTCCAGCCAAAACCGCGATGCAGTCCGGCAAGGCCAAGACCGGATATTGGGTGCTGGAATTCGATCCCGCCCAACGCAAGAAGATCGACCCGCTGATGGGCTACACCAGCTCGGGCGACATGCTGAGCCAGGTGAAGCTCACCTTCGACACGAAGGAAGAGGCGATTGCCTACGCCGAGAAGGAAAAGATCGCCTACCGCGTCGAAGAGCCGAAGGAAGCCAAGCGCCGGCAGATTTCCTATTCGGACAATTTCCGCTATGACCGCAGGACGCCCTGGACGCACTGA